ACTTGACTCAAAAGTTATACTAACTCATATTAATAGTACAATTTGtgtttttaatataaaaaatgaaataatacaATTTGAGTTTTTCTGTATCTTCATCAAGAGTAACAAGTACAGTCATTTAAGGCGATGATAGAAAACCTTATTGAGATTATGATCTTGTAGACATCATGTAAAACATTTACGTATAAAATACTCAAATTTAAATTGACAAATTGCATAGAGTGCTTTGATTTTCTCAAAACACACGATTTTGGCATGGTTTGACATACTAGTaaatgtgttttaaaaaaaaaaagactactaATAAACGAACCTGTCTATGGGGACCGATGATGTGCATACTGATGGGATACTGACGGGCATACAGAGCCCAATTTGAATCCTACACGAATAATTcgaatcgttcaataattttttttatataaaaaatcagctcaatttatttatttatttaaatttcaggATGCTGACATATAAAGAGGACTACTACAAAACAGAACCCGGCATATAAAGGAGAGCACCCAATACATAAACCTTTGCTACTGTAATACTTTTCTCTCTTCGTGTATCATTTggattgctctctctctctctctctctctctcccttcttaAAGTGTCAAAATTCTGCAAATGACGCGTTTCAATGGCGGCGAGCACCACTTTACAGCCCTTCCTCTATCTCCTCTCGTCTAAATAACCCACCACCACGTCCACTCAACCATCACTCCGAACCACCACTACCCATGTCcccactcctcctcctcctcttcaccactctctctcttctcctcctcctcttgaTCATCATCACCTTCTCTCTCCACAAAAGACTCAAGAAAACAGAGCAACAACAAACCTCGAGCTCAACAACCCAATGCTACCCATCCAAATCGGACCCGACCCATTTGATCCATTCGAATTCGGACCCGACTCATTTGACCCACTCGCTCCTCCTCGAGATCTTACCCCCCAATTCCCCAAAATGGGACACTCTGTTCAAGAACTGCGAAAACCTGGTTCGAGATGAGccgggtttggatttggagaggGTCGGGTCGGATTGtggggagaagaagaggaagaagaagagggcgAAGAAGAAGCGACCCGATTCGAAACCCGAAGACGACGGCGGGTTAGGAGAGAAGAAGGAGGAAGGGTTGGTTTGCTTGTACCCGTTTACGACGTCGTCTAGTGCGACGCAGAGGAGGATTAAGCAGCAGTATGATCAGCTTGTCAAGTGTCATGAATCTGATGGGTTGACACTGGCTCaggttttctttctctttttgattttccaaaaaccCAATCTTTTATagtagtttttgttttatttggttttggtttttggttttgtttttgtttctgtttttttcttttcattctgtTTGTGATTCTAGATGTTAAGCCACGGTAATCATGTCCAATAGTCAATAGAGATTTttaaaaatgagattttttCCCCCTATCTGTTGGAAGTTTGTATAGTTTTGTTTGAGATGGGGAACAGTAATTGGGAAGTAAGGAATTCGTGGGCTTAGTACGTTTGGAATTTAATCTTTTCCCTTTCGCTTACAAAAGTTGCTTTCCGACCCATGATGTATTTGTAACATTTCTAACAGCCGAGAGTTATTCCAACATGAATTTGCTGTGTTTCGAAAATAAGATAATGCTGAATCCAATTGATGTTTAAGCCGGGCCATAGAATTTTTATCTAAGCAGTGGATTCGTGTCCCCTTGGATATCTAGTCAAATCCGTTGCTCAAACGGGCCTATAATTACTCTAGTTTTTGTACGGTTCGTTCTCTATTAGATGCCTTTAAGGTTAAGGGTCCAATGGTCTCTAAATCAGCTGTGTAAATCCGCCCATAGGTTGTCCTAAACATTTGCTTATAATTCTAGGGTAATAATGTTGCTTGAAAATGCATTTGCTTTTTG
This DNA window, taken from Rhododendron vialii isolate Sample 1 chromosome 8a, ASM3025357v1, encodes the following:
- the LOC131336372 gene encoding uncharacterized protein LOC131336372 translates to MSPLLLLLFTTLSLLLLLLIIITFSLHKRLKKTEQQQTSSSTTQCYPSKSDPTHLIHSNSDPTHLTHSLLLEILPPNSPKWDTLFKNCENLVRDEPGLDLERVGSDCGEKKRKKKRAKKKRPDSKPEDDGGLGEKKEEGLVCLYPFTTSSSATQRRIKQQYDQLVKCHESDGLTLAQVGQFVNCLIEARNELQHKSDALQRKFTITKALLFKADRSSFDRFRQQIYKLELEQKRLEEDAFVYNWLQKQLKLSPAYKKMLEIGAYMELQAKSGELTESADSEFEDTISFEELLAQEKKDSFWQKNGKPRTCSG